From one Streptomyces sp. CA-210063 genomic stretch:
- a CDS encoding VOC family protein: protein MSAIKKFQVTFDCAEPERLARFWCEVLGYVVPPPPEGFATWDDYRRSQPPEQRDSWFACIDPSGVGPRLYFQRVPEGKAAKNRVHLDVRVGTGLVGKERLAALEAECARLVPLGAVHVRTLYDGNDSCIPMLDIEGNEFCID from the coding sequence ATGTCCGCGATCAAGAAGTTCCAGGTCACCTTTGACTGCGCAGAACCTGAGCGTCTCGCTCGTTTCTGGTGCGAGGTGTTGGGGTACGTCGTACCACCTCCACCGGAGGGGTTTGCCACGTGGGATGATTACAGGCGCTCGCAGCCGCCTGAGCAGCGGGATTCTTGGTTCGCCTGCATTGATCCCTCAGGTGTGGGCCCGCGGCTGTACTTCCAGCGCGTCCCCGAGGGGAAGGCCGCCAAGAACCGGGTGCATCTTGATGTGCGGGTCGGCACCGGGCTGGTGGGAAAAGAGCGCCTCGCCGCACTTGAGGCCGAATGCGCACGGCTGGTCCCGCTCGGCGCGGTTCACGTGCGAACGCTGTATGACGGCAATGATTCGTGCATCCCGATGCTGGACATCGAGGGCAACGAGTTCTGTATCGACTGA